A genomic window from Sparus aurata chromosome 4, fSpaAur1.1, whole genome shotgun sequence includes:
- the sema6d gene encoding semaphorin-6D isoform X1, whose translation MGQRAALLLSELLLLLLTASRTLLAVSFPEDTVPLDVVDAHFSRRYPVFRGRPSGNESQHRLDFQLMTKIQDTLFIAGRDQVYLVSLRESYRNEIIPYRKLTWRSGQADREMCAVKGKHRDECHNFIKVLVPRNDDLVFICGTNGFNPMCRYYRLDNLEFDGEEINGLARCPFDSKQTNVALFAEGKLYSATVADFQASDSVIYRSMGDGSALRTIKYDSKWLKEPHFLHAAEYGNYVYFFYREIAVEHSNLGKVVYSRVARICKNDVGGSQRVLEKHWTSFVKARLNCSVPGESFFYFDVLQSITDIIDINGVPSVVGVFTTQMNSIPGSAVCAFSMADIEKVFWGRFKEQKTPDSVWTPYPEEKLPKPRPGCCAGHGPAASFKSSIEFPDDTLQFIKSHPLMDTAVPSIGDEPWFTKTRVRYRLTALAVDNEAGPHKNYTVVFIGAESGVVLKVLAKTSSVSLNDSLLLEEIDVFNKAKCLSNHEDDKRVLSLHVDKDAHSLYVAFSSCVIRIPLSRCERHSSCHKSCIASRDPYCGWMPHGACERIQPGLLTGYEQDIESGNTAHLGDCQAFLGTTSAPDYKSFGDPTSDMEFSSTPVTVHPSGPIHPPVLIPTQSPSSGPGPELYGSGFVLQDDPATSHSLDSIPGGQEGVWDNQAGETNQMVHMNILITCVFAAFLMGALLAGLIVFCYRDSFLRKPRHVHKDAESAPSCSDSTGSFVKLNGLFDSPVKEYQTNIDSPKLYTNLLSNGKDLNTPNGDTKTMILRDGCQPPELAALPTPESTPVLQQKGLQPIKNQWERAQGKASGPRKESNSSAKSPQFLTAPTNPTSHQPHLALGHSHIPSAVVLPNATHDHPSFDDGDDTLPHSSEKKQKNPDSKGSRKEQKRSVDARNTLNDLLKHLNDSVAIPKAILQEGAGPRPRQHLTLEPMEELTELPPRVPSREASLYSPSSSLPRHSPTKRVDVPMPSTPTTPTGSLSMGGTLERQRGGYQLHRSASHRQSLSTSPNGVTMGVSVSRQHSMNRGGYMPPTPPSRLDSHGGVMGAGMHSAHPSSVSRQSSYSAHGSLPRTGLKRTPSLKPDVPPKPNGFSPQTPQMRVVNKYSY comes from the exons ATGGGCCAGAGAGCTGCGCTTCTGCtcagtgagctgctgctgctgctgctgacagcctCACGCACTCTCCTCGCAGTCAGCTTCCCAGAGGACACCGTACCCCTCGATGTCGTTGACGCGCACT TTTCACGGAGGTACCCTGTGTTCAGAGGCAGGCCCTCTGGCAACGAGTCACAGCATCGCCTTGACTTTCAGCTGATGACCAAGATACAGGACACTCTGTTCATCGCTGGCAG AGATCAGGTGTACCTCGTCAGTCTGAGAGAATCCTACAGGAATGAGATCATTCCTTACCGG AAGCTTACGTGGCGATCAGGCCAAGCTGACAGAGAGATGTGTGCCGTCAAGGGAAAACACAGA GACGAGTGCCACAACTTTATCAAAGTGCTGGTTCCTAGAAACGACGACCTGGTCTTCATCTGTGGTACCAATGGCTTCAACCCCATGTGCAGATACTACAGG CTGGATAACCTCGAGTTTGACGGCGAGGAGATCAATGGACTGGCACGATGCCCGTTTGACTCCAAGCAAACCAACGTTGCCCTCTTTGCTG aagggAAGCTGTATTCTGCGACTGTAGCCGACTTCCAGGCCAGTGATTCTGTCATCTATCGCAGTATGGGTGATGGATCGGCCTTGAGGACCATCAAATATGACTCCAAATGGCTGAAAG AACCTCATTTCCTGCATGCAGCAGAGTACGGGAattatgtgtactttttctACCGAGAGATTGCAGTGGAGCACAGCAATCTGGGCAAG GTTGTGTATTCTCGCGTGGCCCGGATCTGTAAGAATGACGTCGGCGGGTCACAGCGGGTGCTGGAGAAGCACTGGACGTCTTTCGTGAAAGCAAGGCTTAATTGCTCTGTGCCGGGGGAGTCCTTCTTCTACTTTGATGTGCTTCAGTCCATCACTGACATCATCGACATCAACGGGGTTCCCTCGGTGGTGGGTGTGTTCACCACGCAGATGAACAG TATCCCGGGATCAGCAGTGTGTGCGTTCTCCATGGCTGACATAGAGAAAGTATTCTGGGGCCGCTTCAAAGAGCAGAAGACTCCTGACTCCGTGTGGACTCCGTATCCAGAGGAGAAGCTGCCCAAACCTCG ACCCGGGTGCTGTGCGGGTCATGGTCCAGCTGCGTCCTTTAAGAGCTCCATCGAGTTCCCGGACGATACCCTGCAGTTCATCAAGTCGCACCCCCTCATGGACACAGCTGTGCCTTCTATCGGGGATGAGCCATGGTTCACCAAGACTCGAGTCAG GTACAGACTGACAGCGCTGGCTGTGGACAATGAAGCCGGACCTCACAAGAACTACACAGTGGTGTTCATCGGGGCTGAGTCAGGGGTTGTCCTCAAGGTTTTGGCTAAGACCTCCTCTGTGTCCCTGAATGACAGCCTGCTTTTGGAGGAGATAGATGTCTTCAACAAGGCAAA GTGCCTGTCTAACCACGAGGATGACAAGCGTGTCCTCTCGCTGCACGTGGACAAAGACGCACACAGCCTGTACGTCGCCTTTTCAAGCTGTGTCATCCGTATTCCCCTGAGTCGCTGCGAAAGGCATTCTTCCTGCCACAA GTCCTGCATCGCATCGAGGGATCCATACTGTGGCTGGATGCCTCATGGAGCCTGTGAGAGGATACAGCCGGGTCtttt GACTGGGTATGAGCAGGACATTGAGTCAGGAAACACAGCTCACCTGGGAGACTGTCAAG CGTTTTTGGGCACTACATCAGCGCCAGATTACAAATCATTTGGCGACCCTACCTCTG ACATGGAGTTTTCATCAACGCCAGTCACTGTCCACCCCAGTGGGCCCATACACCCCCCAGTACTCATACCCACTCAGAGCCCCAGCTCTGGACCTGGTCCAGAGCTCTACGGCTCAGGCTTTGTGCTGCAGGATGACCCAGCCACCTCCCATTCTTTAGACTCTATCCCAGGGGGCCAAGAGG GTGTGTGGGATAACCAAGCAGGTGAAACCAACCAGATGGTCCACATGAACATCCTCATCACCTGCGTGTTTGCTGCTTTCCTCATGggtgccctcttggctggtctGATTGTTTTCTGCTACCGAGATTCATTCCTTCGTAAGCCAAGACACGTACACAAGGATGCCGAGTCTGCACCGTCCTGCTCCGATTCCACTGGGAGCTTTGTCAAGCTCAACGGCCTCTTTGACAGCCCTGTAAAG GAGTACCAAACCAACATTGATTCTCCCAAGCTGTACACTAATCTGTTGAGCAACGGGAAAGACCTGAACACACCCAATGGTGATACCAAGACCATGATCCTTCGGGATGGCTGTCAGCCCCCTGAGCTGGCTGCCCTCCCAACACCGGAGTCCACACCTGTGCTTCAGCAGAAAGGCCTGCAGCCCATCAAAAACCAGTGGGAGAGGGCTCAAGGGAAGGCCAGTGGGCCCCGTAAGGAGTCTAACTCGTCAGCCAAGAGTCCCCAGTTCCTTACTGCTCCTACGAACCCCACCTCCCACCAACCTCACCTCGCCCTGGGACACTCCCACATCCCTAGTGCGGTTGTCCTGCCCAATGCCACACATGATCACCCCAGCTTTGATGATGGAGATGATACACTGCCACACTCATcagaaaagaagcagaagaatCCAGATTCAAAGGGAAGTAGGAAAGAACAAAAGCGGTCTGTGGATGCCAGAAATACCCTAAATGACCTTTTAAAACACCTCAATGACTCTGTGGCCATCCCCAAGGCCATTCTTCAAGAGGGGGCAGGGCCCCGTCCAAGGCAACATCTCACACTGGAGCCCATGGAGGAACTGACTGAATTGCCCCCCAGGGTGCCCAGCCGTGAGGCTTCCCTCtattctccctcctcctccttgcccAGACACAGCCCCACCAAGAGGGTTGATGTGCCCATGCCTAGCACTCCCACCACACCAACGGGCAGCCTGAGCATGGGGGGCACCCTGGAGAGGCAAAGAGGGGGGTATCAACTCCACCGGAGTGCCTCTCACAGGCAGTCCTTATCCACCTCACCAAATGGGGTAACCATGGGGGTGTCTGTGTCTCGCCAACACAGTATGAACAGAGGGGGTTACATGCCCCCAACACCCCCCTCCAGACTTGACTCCCATGGCGGAGTGATGGGGGCAGGAATGCACTCAGCCCACCCATCCTCTGTATCCCGACAGAGCAGCTACAGTGCGCATGGCTCACTCCCTCGCACAGGGCTTAAACGGACCCCATCGCTAAAGCCAGATGTGCCCCCTAAACCCAACGGGTTTTCACCACAGACTCCACAGATGCGAGTGGTCAATAAGTACAGTTATTGA
- the sema6d gene encoding semaphorin-6D isoform X2, with product MGQRAALLLSELLLLLLTASRTLLAVSFPEDTVPLDVVDAHFSRRYPVFRGRPSGNESQHRLDFQLMTKIQDTLFIAGRDQVYLVSLRESYRNEIIPYRKLTWRSGQADREMCAVKGKHRDECHNFIKVLVPRNDDLVFICGTNGFNPMCRYYRLDNLEFDGEEINGLARCPFDSKQTNVALFAEGKLYSATVADFQASDSVIYRSMGDGSALRTIKYDSKWLKEPHFLHAAEYGNYVYFFYREIAVEHSNLGKVVYSRVARICKNDVGGSQRVLEKHWTSFVKARLNCSVPGESFFYFDVLQSITDIIDINGVPSVVGVFTTQMNSIPGSAVCAFSMADIEKVFWGRFKEQKTPDSVWTPYPEEKLPKPRPGCCAGHGPAASFKSSIEFPDDTLQFIKSHPLMDTAVPSIGDEPWFTKTRVRYRLTALAVDNEAGPHKNYTVVFIGAESGVVLKVLAKTSSVSLNDSLLLEEIDVFNKAKCLSNHEDDKRVLSLHVDKDAHSLYVAFSSCVIRIPLSRCERHSSCHKSCIASRDPYCGWMPHGACERIQPGLLTGYEQDIESGNTAHLGDCQAFLGTTSAPDYKSFGDPTSGVWDNQAGETNQMVHMNILITCVFAAFLMGALLAGLIVFCYRDSFLRKPRHVHKDAESAPSCSDSTGSFVKLNGLFDSPVKEYQTNIDSPKLYTNLLSNGKDLNTPNGDTKTMILRDGCQPPELAALPTPESTPVLQQKGLQPIKNQWERAQGKASGPRKESNSSAKSPQFLTAPTNPTSHQPHLALGHSHIPSAVVLPNATHDHPSFDDGDDTLPHSSEKKQKNPDSKGSRKEQKRSVDARNTLNDLLKHLNDSVAIPKAILQEGAGPRPRQHLTLEPMEELTELPPRVPSREASLYSPSSSLPRHSPTKRVDVPMPSTPTTPTGSLSMGGTLERQRGGYQLHRSASHRQSLSTSPNGVTMGVSVSRQHSMNRGGYMPPTPPSRLDSHGGVMGAGMHSAHPSSVSRQSSYSAHGSLPRTGLKRTPSLKPDVPPKPNGFSPQTPQMRVVNKYSY from the exons ATGGGCCAGAGAGCTGCGCTTCTGCtcagtgagctgctgctgctgctgctgacagcctCACGCACTCTCCTCGCAGTCAGCTTCCCAGAGGACACCGTACCCCTCGATGTCGTTGACGCGCACT TTTCACGGAGGTACCCTGTGTTCAGAGGCAGGCCCTCTGGCAACGAGTCACAGCATCGCCTTGACTTTCAGCTGATGACCAAGATACAGGACACTCTGTTCATCGCTGGCAG AGATCAGGTGTACCTCGTCAGTCTGAGAGAATCCTACAGGAATGAGATCATTCCTTACCGG AAGCTTACGTGGCGATCAGGCCAAGCTGACAGAGAGATGTGTGCCGTCAAGGGAAAACACAGA GACGAGTGCCACAACTTTATCAAAGTGCTGGTTCCTAGAAACGACGACCTGGTCTTCATCTGTGGTACCAATGGCTTCAACCCCATGTGCAGATACTACAGG CTGGATAACCTCGAGTTTGACGGCGAGGAGATCAATGGACTGGCACGATGCCCGTTTGACTCCAAGCAAACCAACGTTGCCCTCTTTGCTG aagggAAGCTGTATTCTGCGACTGTAGCCGACTTCCAGGCCAGTGATTCTGTCATCTATCGCAGTATGGGTGATGGATCGGCCTTGAGGACCATCAAATATGACTCCAAATGGCTGAAAG AACCTCATTTCCTGCATGCAGCAGAGTACGGGAattatgtgtactttttctACCGAGAGATTGCAGTGGAGCACAGCAATCTGGGCAAG GTTGTGTATTCTCGCGTGGCCCGGATCTGTAAGAATGACGTCGGCGGGTCACAGCGGGTGCTGGAGAAGCACTGGACGTCTTTCGTGAAAGCAAGGCTTAATTGCTCTGTGCCGGGGGAGTCCTTCTTCTACTTTGATGTGCTTCAGTCCATCACTGACATCATCGACATCAACGGGGTTCCCTCGGTGGTGGGTGTGTTCACCACGCAGATGAACAG TATCCCGGGATCAGCAGTGTGTGCGTTCTCCATGGCTGACATAGAGAAAGTATTCTGGGGCCGCTTCAAAGAGCAGAAGACTCCTGACTCCGTGTGGACTCCGTATCCAGAGGAGAAGCTGCCCAAACCTCG ACCCGGGTGCTGTGCGGGTCATGGTCCAGCTGCGTCCTTTAAGAGCTCCATCGAGTTCCCGGACGATACCCTGCAGTTCATCAAGTCGCACCCCCTCATGGACACAGCTGTGCCTTCTATCGGGGATGAGCCATGGTTCACCAAGACTCGAGTCAG GTACAGACTGACAGCGCTGGCTGTGGACAATGAAGCCGGACCTCACAAGAACTACACAGTGGTGTTCATCGGGGCTGAGTCAGGGGTTGTCCTCAAGGTTTTGGCTAAGACCTCCTCTGTGTCCCTGAATGACAGCCTGCTTTTGGAGGAGATAGATGTCTTCAACAAGGCAAA GTGCCTGTCTAACCACGAGGATGACAAGCGTGTCCTCTCGCTGCACGTGGACAAAGACGCACACAGCCTGTACGTCGCCTTTTCAAGCTGTGTCATCCGTATTCCCCTGAGTCGCTGCGAAAGGCATTCTTCCTGCCACAA GTCCTGCATCGCATCGAGGGATCCATACTGTGGCTGGATGCCTCATGGAGCCTGTGAGAGGATACAGCCGGGTCtttt GACTGGGTATGAGCAGGACATTGAGTCAGGAAACACAGCTCACCTGGGAGACTGTCAAG CGTTTTTGGGCACTACATCAGCGCCAGATTACAAATCATTTGGCGACCCTACCTCTG GTGTGTGGGATAACCAAGCAGGTGAAACCAACCAGATGGTCCACATGAACATCCTCATCACCTGCGTGTTTGCTGCTTTCCTCATGggtgccctcttggctggtctGATTGTTTTCTGCTACCGAGATTCATTCCTTCGTAAGCCAAGACACGTACACAAGGATGCCGAGTCTGCACCGTCCTGCTCCGATTCCACTGGGAGCTTTGTCAAGCTCAACGGCCTCTTTGACAGCCCTGTAAAG GAGTACCAAACCAACATTGATTCTCCCAAGCTGTACACTAATCTGTTGAGCAACGGGAAAGACCTGAACACACCCAATGGTGATACCAAGACCATGATCCTTCGGGATGGCTGTCAGCCCCCTGAGCTGGCTGCCCTCCCAACACCGGAGTCCACACCTGTGCTTCAGCAGAAAGGCCTGCAGCCCATCAAAAACCAGTGGGAGAGGGCTCAAGGGAAGGCCAGTGGGCCCCGTAAGGAGTCTAACTCGTCAGCCAAGAGTCCCCAGTTCCTTACTGCTCCTACGAACCCCACCTCCCACCAACCTCACCTCGCCCTGGGACACTCCCACATCCCTAGTGCGGTTGTCCTGCCCAATGCCACACATGATCACCCCAGCTTTGATGATGGAGATGATACACTGCCACACTCATcagaaaagaagcagaagaatCCAGATTCAAAGGGAAGTAGGAAAGAACAAAAGCGGTCTGTGGATGCCAGAAATACCCTAAATGACCTTTTAAAACACCTCAATGACTCTGTGGCCATCCCCAAGGCCATTCTTCAAGAGGGGGCAGGGCCCCGTCCAAGGCAACATCTCACACTGGAGCCCATGGAGGAACTGACTGAATTGCCCCCCAGGGTGCCCAGCCGTGAGGCTTCCCTCtattctccctcctcctccttgcccAGACACAGCCCCACCAAGAGGGTTGATGTGCCCATGCCTAGCACTCCCACCACACCAACGGGCAGCCTGAGCATGGGGGGCACCCTGGAGAGGCAAAGAGGGGGGTATCAACTCCACCGGAGTGCCTCTCACAGGCAGTCCTTATCCACCTCACCAAATGGGGTAACCATGGGGGTGTCTGTGTCTCGCCAACACAGTATGAACAGAGGGGGTTACATGCCCCCAACACCCCCCTCCAGACTTGACTCCCATGGCGGAGTGATGGGGGCAGGAATGCACTCAGCCCACCCATCCTCTGTATCCCGACAGAGCAGCTACAGTGCGCATGGCTCACTCCCTCGCACAGGGCTTAAACGGACCCCATCGCTAAAGCCAGATGTGCCCCCTAAACCCAACGGGTTTTCACCACAGACTCCACAGATGCGAGTGGTCAATAAGTACAGTTATTGA
- the sema6d gene encoding semaphorin-6D isoform X3, protein MGQRAALLLSELLLLLLTASRTLLAVSFPEDTVPLDVVDAHFSRRYPVFRGRPSGNESQHRLDFQLMTKIQDTLFIAGRDQVYLVSLRESYRNEIIPYRKLTWRSGQADREMCAVKGKHRDECHNFIKVLVPRNDDLVFICGTNGFNPMCRYYRLDNLEFDGEEINGLARCPFDSKQTNVALFAEGKLYSATVADFQASDSVIYRSMGDGSALRTIKYDSKWLKEPHFLHAAEYGNYVYFFYREIAVEHSNLGKVVYSRVARICKNDVGGSQRVLEKHWTSFVKARLNCSVPGESFFYFDVLQSITDIIDINGVPSVVGVFTTQMNSIPGSAVCAFSMADIEKVFWGRFKEQKTPDSVWTPYPEEKLPKPRPGCCAGHGPAASFKSSIEFPDDTLQFIKSHPLMDTAVPSIGDEPWFTKTRVRYRLTALAVDNEAGPHKNYTVVFIGAESGVVLKVLAKTSSVSLNDSLLLEEIDVFNKAKCLSNHEDDKRVLSLHVDKDAHSLYVAFSSCVIRIPLSRCERHSSCHKSCIASRDPYCGWMPHGACERIQPGLLTGYEQDIESGNTAHLGDCQGVWDNQAGETNQMVHMNILITCVFAAFLMGALLAGLIVFCYRDSFLRKPRHVHKDAESAPSCSDSTGSFVKLNGLFDSPVKEYQTNIDSPKLYTNLLSNGKDLNTPNGDTKTMILRDGCQPPELAALPTPESTPVLQQKGLQPIKNQWERAQGKASGPRKESNSSAKSPQFLTAPTNPTSHQPHLALGHSHIPSAVVLPNATHDHPSFDDGDDTLPHSSEKKQKNPDSKGSRKEQKRSVDARNTLNDLLKHLNDSVAIPKAILQEGAGPRPRQHLTLEPMEELTELPPRVPSREASLYSPSSSLPRHSPTKRVDVPMPSTPTTPTGSLSMGGTLERQRGGYQLHRSASHRQSLSTSPNGVTMGVSVSRQHSMNRGGYMPPTPPSRLDSHGGVMGAGMHSAHPSSVSRQSSYSAHGSLPRTGLKRTPSLKPDVPPKPNGFSPQTPQMRVVNKYSY, encoded by the exons ATGGGCCAGAGAGCTGCGCTTCTGCtcagtgagctgctgctgctgctgctgacagcctCACGCACTCTCCTCGCAGTCAGCTTCCCAGAGGACACCGTACCCCTCGATGTCGTTGACGCGCACT TTTCACGGAGGTACCCTGTGTTCAGAGGCAGGCCCTCTGGCAACGAGTCACAGCATCGCCTTGACTTTCAGCTGATGACCAAGATACAGGACACTCTGTTCATCGCTGGCAG AGATCAGGTGTACCTCGTCAGTCTGAGAGAATCCTACAGGAATGAGATCATTCCTTACCGG AAGCTTACGTGGCGATCAGGCCAAGCTGACAGAGAGATGTGTGCCGTCAAGGGAAAACACAGA GACGAGTGCCACAACTTTATCAAAGTGCTGGTTCCTAGAAACGACGACCTGGTCTTCATCTGTGGTACCAATGGCTTCAACCCCATGTGCAGATACTACAGG CTGGATAACCTCGAGTTTGACGGCGAGGAGATCAATGGACTGGCACGATGCCCGTTTGACTCCAAGCAAACCAACGTTGCCCTCTTTGCTG aagggAAGCTGTATTCTGCGACTGTAGCCGACTTCCAGGCCAGTGATTCTGTCATCTATCGCAGTATGGGTGATGGATCGGCCTTGAGGACCATCAAATATGACTCCAAATGGCTGAAAG AACCTCATTTCCTGCATGCAGCAGAGTACGGGAattatgtgtactttttctACCGAGAGATTGCAGTGGAGCACAGCAATCTGGGCAAG GTTGTGTATTCTCGCGTGGCCCGGATCTGTAAGAATGACGTCGGCGGGTCACAGCGGGTGCTGGAGAAGCACTGGACGTCTTTCGTGAAAGCAAGGCTTAATTGCTCTGTGCCGGGGGAGTCCTTCTTCTACTTTGATGTGCTTCAGTCCATCACTGACATCATCGACATCAACGGGGTTCCCTCGGTGGTGGGTGTGTTCACCACGCAGATGAACAG TATCCCGGGATCAGCAGTGTGTGCGTTCTCCATGGCTGACATAGAGAAAGTATTCTGGGGCCGCTTCAAAGAGCAGAAGACTCCTGACTCCGTGTGGACTCCGTATCCAGAGGAGAAGCTGCCCAAACCTCG ACCCGGGTGCTGTGCGGGTCATGGTCCAGCTGCGTCCTTTAAGAGCTCCATCGAGTTCCCGGACGATACCCTGCAGTTCATCAAGTCGCACCCCCTCATGGACACAGCTGTGCCTTCTATCGGGGATGAGCCATGGTTCACCAAGACTCGAGTCAG GTACAGACTGACAGCGCTGGCTGTGGACAATGAAGCCGGACCTCACAAGAACTACACAGTGGTGTTCATCGGGGCTGAGTCAGGGGTTGTCCTCAAGGTTTTGGCTAAGACCTCCTCTGTGTCCCTGAATGACAGCCTGCTTTTGGAGGAGATAGATGTCTTCAACAAGGCAAA GTGCCTGTCTAACCACGAGGATGACAAGCGTGTCCTCTCGCTGCACGTGGACAAAGACGCACACAGCCTGTACGTCGCCTTTTCAAGCTGTGTCATCCGTATTCCCCTGAGTCGCTGCGAAAGGCATTCTTCCTGCCACAA GTCCTGCATCGCATCGAGGGATCCATACTGTGGCTGGATGCCTCATGGAGCCTGTGAGAGGATACAGCCGGGTCtttt GACTGGGTATGAGCAGGACATTGAGTCAGGAAACACAGCTCACCTGGGAGACTGTCAAG GTGTGTGGGATAACCAAGCAGGTGAAACCAACCAGATGGTCCACATGAACATCCTCATCACCTGCGTGTTTGCTGCTTTCCTCATGggtgccctcttggctggtctGATTGTTTTCTGCTACCGAGATTCATTCCTTCGTAAGCCAAGACACGTACACAAGGATGCCGAGTCTGCACCGTCCTGCTCCGATTCCACTGGGAGCTTTGTCAAGCTCAACGGCCTCTTTGACAGCCCTGTAAAG GAGTACCAAACCAACATTGATTCTCCCAAGCTGTACACTAATCTGTTGAGCAACGGGAAAGACCTGAACACACCCAATGGTGATACCAAGACCATGATCCTTCGGGATGGCTGTCAGCCCCCTGAGCTGGCTGCCCTCCCAACACCGGAGTCCACACCTGTGCTTCAGCAGAAAGGCCTGCAGCCCATCAAAAACCAGTGGGAGAGGGCTCAAGGGAAGGCCAGTGGGCCCCGTAAGGAGTCTAACTCGTCAGCCAAGAGTCCCCAGTTCCTTACTGCTCCTACGAACCCCACCTCCCACCAACCTCACCTCGCCCTGGGACACTCCCACATCCCTAGTGCGGTTGTCCTGCCCAATGCCACACATGATCACCCCAGCTTTGATGATGGAGATGATACACTGCCACACTCATcagaaaagaagcagaagaatCCAGATTCAAAGGGAAGTAGGAAAGAACAAAAGCGGTCTGTGGATGCCAGAAATACCCTAAATGACCTTTTAAAACACCTCAATGACTCTGTGGCCATCCCCAAGGCCATTCTTCAAGAGGGGGCAGGGCCCCGTCCAAGGCAACATCTCACACTGGAGCCCATGGAGGAACTGACTGAATTGCCCCCCAGGGTGCCCAGCCGTGAGGCTTCCCTCtattctccctcctcctccttgcccAGACACAGCCCCACCAAGAGGGTTGATGTGCCCATGCCTAGCACTCCCACCACACCAACGGGCAGCCTGAGCATGGGGGGCACCCTGGAGAGGCAAAGAGGGGGGTATCAACTCCACCGGAGTGCCTCTCACAGGCAGTCCTTATCCACCTCACCAAATGGGGTAACCATGGGGGTGTCTGTGTCTCGCCAACACAGTATGAACAGAGGGGGTTACATGCCCCCAACACCCCCCTCCAGACTTGACTCCCATGGCGGAGTGATGGGGGCAGGAATGCACTCAGCCCACCCATCCTCTGTATCCCGACAGAGCAGCTACAGTGCGCATGGCTCACTCCCTCGCACAGGGCTTAAACGGACCCCATCGCTAAAGCCAGATGTGCCCCCTAAACCCAACGGGTTTTCACCACAGACTCCACAGATGCGAGTGGTCAATAAGTACAGTTATTGA